One window of the Rhipicephalus sanguineus isolate Rsan-2018 chromosome 2, BIME_Rsan_1.4, whole genome shotgun sequence genome contains the following:
- the LOC119384013 gene encoding uncharacterized protein LOC119384013 — MVLAALTADMDDGGAPLHCRSTLYLDVTLEEVNRGFERLVSASGAEERLAQEIARHFRSRFRDLVYGNVVVDERGPTGSLTLEELLEDKLREVAHLRSTVPAEVRRKHERALAKACGRPPDNEKTDPKG; from the coding sequence ATGGTTCTCGCAGCACTGACCGCAGACATGGACGACGGCGGGGCGCCGCTGCACTGTCGCAGCACCCTGTACCTCGACGTGACGCTGGAAGAAGTCAACAGAGGCTTCGAACGGCTGGTTTCCGCCTCGGGCGCAGAGGAACGGCTGGCGCAAGAAATCGCGCGTCACTTCAGGTCTCGATTCCGCGACCTCGTCTACGGCAACGTTGTCGTCGACGAACGAGGTCCGACGGGCAGCCTGACGCTCGAGGAACTGCTGGAGGACAAACTGCGTGAGGTCGCCCACCTGCGCTCCACGGTGCCGGCCGAGGTGCGACGCAAACACGAACGGGCCCTGGCGAAGGCATGCGGCCGCCCTCCCGACAATGAAAAAACGGACCCCAAGGGATAG